From one Solanum lycopersicum chromosome 12, SLM_r2.1 genomic stretch:
- the LOC101260796 gene encoding calmodulin-like protein 3, producing the protein MVDQKKAKSFNNYNKVELRGIFATFDKNNDGYITKQELKLSLKNIGILMEDKDIVDMVEKVDTNKDGLIDLDEFCELCHTFLGIDGVEQEGEMNEEEVANKERDLKEAFDVFDHDKDGLISEEELSKILSSLGMKEGKKLDHCKEMIKKVDVDGDGMVNFDEFKKMMKACGTLVPFS; encoded by the coding sequence aTGGTTGATCAAAAGAAGGCAAAAAGCTTTAACAATTACAACAAAGTTGAACTAAGGGGTATATTTGCAACTTTTGACAAGAACAATGATGGTTACATAACAAAGCAAGAATTGAAGCTATCTCTAAAGAATATTGGGATATTAATGGAGGATAAAGATATTGTTGATATGGTTGAGAAAGTTGATACAAACAAAGATGGTTTAATTGATCTTGATGAGTTTTGTGAACTTTGTCATACTTTCTTGGGAATAGATGGAGTGGAACAAGAAGGtgaaatgaatgaagaagaagtTGCTAATAAAGAGAGAGATCTTAAAGAAGCTTTTGATGTGTTTGATCATGATAAAGATGGATTAATATCAGAAGAAGAATTGAGTAAGATACTTTCATCTTTAGGAATGAAAGAAGGTAAGAAATTGGATCATTGTAAAGAAATGATAAAGAAAGTTGATGTTGATGGTGATGGAATGGTGAACTTTGATGAGTTCAAGAAGATGATGAAAGCTTGTGGAACTCTTGTTCCATTTTCTTAA
- the LOC104644837 gene encoding zinc finger BED domain-containing protein DAYSLEEPER-like, with protein sequence MATPETAAPPATPTENNEMVPKNEMIHEHGDEMVPQNEMIHEHGDEMVPQNEMIHEQSHEIVPENEMQNEMIHEIVPENEMQNEMIHEHSHDIVPENEMQNEHSHEIMPENEMIREHSHEIVRENEMIPEHNHEIVPENEMIHECSHETVPQNEMVHEHSHEMVPDNEMTHEHTHEMVPENEMTHDHNHEMVQENEMTHEHNHEMVPENEMMHEHGHEMVPEHEMMHEHSHEMMPEHEMMHEHHMVLGHEIVPSNEMVPDDEMIPLNEMVLAEPQPNYIETPPNNPETQPSKRRKKKSIVWEHFTIENVGGGTRRAQCKQCKQSFAYSTGSKVAGTSHLKRHIAKGTCPVVLRNQQNNQLSPYSTPPKMSGYGGSTDAPKRRYRTASSPYLAFDPDRCRQEISKMIIMHDYPLHMVEHPGFLAFVQNLQPRFDMVSFNTVQGDCVATYLREKQAIQKVIEGVPGRICLTLDMWSSCYTVGYVFITGQYIDSEWKIHRKILNIIMEPYPDSDTAFSHAVAACLSDWSMEGKLFSVTINQPLGDASVDNLRALLSVKNPLVLNGQLLVGSCLARTLSSIAQGAFNFLHETVKKVRDSVKYVKTSEFHEEKFIELKQQLQVPSTKTLALDDQTQWNTTYEMLLAASELKEVFSCLDTSDPDYKDALSMDDWKQVEVLCTYLKILFDTANLLTAPTIPTTNTFFHEAWKIQLELARAAASEDPSISGLTKTMQEEFDKYWKSCCLILAIAVVMDPRFKMKLVEFSFTKIYGEEAATFVKFVEEGIHELFLEYVALPLPLTPAYAEEVDDGALKQENGGGGLTDFDAYIMETTSQQSRSELDQYLDESLLPRVHEFDVVGWWKLNRMKYPTLSKMARDILSVPVSTVTADSVFSTVGKEMDRYRCSLRPETVEALICAKDWLQNASVNTLHAPIKMEVPI encoded by the coding sequence ATGGCAACCCCAGAAACCGCAGCTCCTCCAGCAACCCCTACTGAGAATAATGAGATGGTGCCGAAAAATGAGATGATACATGAGCATGGTGATGAGATGGTGCCGCAAAATGAGATGATACATGAGCATGGTGATGAGATGGTGCCGCAAAATGAGATGATACATGAGCAAAGCCATGAGATTGTGCCGGAAAATGAGATGCAAAATGAGATGATACATGAGATTGTGCCGGAAAATGAGATGCAAAATGAGATGATACATGAGCACAGCCATGACATTGTGCCTGAAAATGAGATGCAAAATGAGCACAGCCATGAGATTATGCCGGAAAATGAGATGATACGTGAGCACAGCCATGAGATTGTGCGGGAAAATGAGATGATACCTGAGCACAATCATGAGATAGTGCCGGAAAATGAGATGATACATGAGTGCAGTCACGAGACAGTGCCACAAAATGAGATGGTACATGAGCATAGTCATGAAATGGTGCCAGATAATGAGATGACACATGAGCACACTCACGAGATGGTGCCGGAAAATGAGATGACACATGATCATAATCACGAGATGGTGCAGGAAAATGAGATGACACATGAGCATAATCACGAGATGGTGCCGGAAAATGAGATGATGCATGAACATGGTCATGAGATGGTGCCGGAACATGAGATGATGCATGAACATAGTCATGAGATGATGCCGGAACATGAGATGATGCATGAACATCATATGGTGCTTGGGCATGAGATAGTCCCTAGCAATGAGATGGTCCCGGATGATGAGATGATCCCACTAAATGAGATGGTCCTTGCTGAACCACAACCCAACTATATAGAAACACCTCCAAACAATCCAGAAACACAGCCCAGCAAGCGTAGGAAGAAGAAGTCAATAGTTTGGGAACACTTCACCATTGAAAATGTCGGCGGTGGAACTAGAAGGGCACAATGTAAGCAGTGCAAGCAATCATTTGCATATAGTACAGGTTCAAAAGTAGCTGGCACTAGTCACCTGAAACGCCATATTGCAAAAGGAACCTGTCCAGTTGTCCTACGTAACCAACAGAATAATCAATTGAGCCCATATAGTACACCTCCTAAGATGAGTGGATATGGTGGTAGTACTGATGCACCAAAACGGCGTTATAGGACTGCATCTTCTCCTTACCTTGCTTTTGATCCTGACCGGTGCCGTCAAGAGATCTCTAAGATGATCATCATGCACGACTATCCCCTTCACATGGTTGAGCATCCAGGCTTTCTTGCTTTTGTGCAGAATCTTCAACCTCGTTTTGATATGGTGAGCTTCAACACTGTGCAAGGAGATTGTGTGGCAACTTATCTTAGAGAGAAGCAAGCCATTCAGAAGGTCATTGAGGGAGTGCCTGGGCGTATCTGCTTAACGCTAGATATGTGGTCCTCCTGCTACACTGTGGGCTATGTGTTCATAACCGGGCAGTATATTGACAGTGAGTGGAAAATTCACAGGAAAATACTCAATATCATTATGGAACCATATCCAGATTCTGACACGGCTTTCAGCCATGCTGTTGCTGCTTGCCTTTCTGACTGGAGTATGGAAGGTAAGTTGTTTTCTGTCACTATTAATCAACCGTTGGGTGATGCTTCTGTTGATAATCTTAGAGCTTTACTATCTGTGAAGAACCCTCTTGTGCTCAACGGTCAGTTGTTGGTCGGAAGTTGTCTTGCTCGAACTTTAAGCAGCATTGCCCAAGGTGCATTTAATTTTTTGCATGAAACTGTTAAGAAAGTAAGAGATAGCGTCAAGTACGTGAAAACATCAGAATTTCACGAGGAAAAGTTTATTGAGCTCAAACAGCAGCTTCAAGTGCCAAGCACAAAGACTTTGGCTCTTGATGACCAGACTCAATGGAACACCACATATGAGATGTTGTTAGCTGCATCAGAGTTAAAGGAAGTGTTTTCATGCTTGGATACATCTGATCCCGATTACAAGGATGCCCTGTCAATGGATGATTGGAAGCAAGTTGAGGTTCTTTGTACTTACTTGAAGATCCTCTTTGACACTGCCAATCTTCTGACTGCACCAACAATTCCAACAACCAACACATTCTTCCATGAAGCATGGAAGATTCAATTGGAACTGGCTCGTGCTGCAGCAAGTGAAGATCCATCCATAAGCGGTCTTACCAAAACAATGCAAGAGGAGTTTGATAAATACTGGAAGAGTTGTTGTCTAATATTAGCTATTGCCGTTGTAATGGATCCACGCTTCAAAATGAAACTTGTAGAATTCAgctttacaaaaatatatggtGAAGAAGCTGCCACCTTTGTGAAGTTCGTTGAGGAGGGAATCCACGAGCTCTTCCTTGAATACGTGGCACTTCCTCTGCCTCTGACCCCAGCTtatgctgaagaggtagatgaTGGAGCTTTGAAGCAGGAGAATGGTGGGGGCGGACTTACAGATTTTGATGCCTATATTATGGAGACAACAAGCCAGCAGTCAAGGTCAGAACTTGATCAATATTTGGATGAGTCCTTGTTGCCTCGTGTTCATGAGTTTGACGTTGTTGGGTGGTGGAAACTGAACAGAATGAAGTACCCAACTCTGTCAAAAATGGCTCGTGACATCTTGTCTGTTCCAGTTTCTACTGTAACAGCTGATTCTGTGTTTAGCACGGTAGGCAAAGAGATGGATCGCTACAGGTGTTCCTTGCGACCTGAGACCGTGGAGGCCCTCATTTGCGCCAAGGATTGGCTTCAAAATGCATCAGTAAATACCTTACATGCACCAATAAAAATGGAAGTCCCCATTTAG
- the LOC101261588 gene encoding proline-rich protein precursor — translation MEFSKITSLLFISMLFLSSFTPILGCGYCGKPSHKPKKPKVPTPIVKPPVDLPPIGIPPIVKPPVNLPPIGIPPIVKPPVKLPPIGIPPIVKPPVILPPVGIPPIVKPPVKLPPVGIPPIVKPPVDLPPVGIPPVTVPPIVKPPVDLPPIGIPPVTVPPVIKPSPKGKKPCPPTTKATCPIDTLKLGACVDLLGGLVHIGLGDPAVNECCPILSGLVELEAAACLCTTLKVKLLNLKIYVPLALQLLVTCGKSPPPGYTCSI, via the coding sequence ATGGAGTTCTCTAAGATAACTTCACTTCTTTTCATTTCTATGCTTTTCCTTTCTTCATTCACTCCCATTCTTGGATGTGGCTATTGTGGTAAACCTTCTCACAAGCCCAAAAAGCCCAAAGTTCCCACTCCCATTGTCAAACCCCCTGTCGATTTGCCCCCTATCGGAATTCCACCAATCGTGAAACCACCTGTTAATTTGCCCCCTATCGGAATTCCACCGATCGTAAAACCACCAGTCAAATTGCCACCTATCGGAATTCCACCAATCGTAAAACCGCCCGTCATATTGCCACCTGTCGGAATTCCACCAATCGTAAAACCACCTGTCAAATTGCCACCTGTCGGAATTCCACCAATCGTAAAACCACCTGTTGATTTGCCACCTGTTGGGATTCCACCGGTCACAGTTCCACCAATTGTAAAACCTCCAGTTGATTTGCCACCTATTGGAATTCCACCAGTCACAGTTCCACCAGTAATTAAACCATCACCTAAAGGGAAAAAACCTTGTCCACCAACAACAAAGGCAACATGCCCAATTGACACATTGAAACTTGGGGCTTGTGTGGATCTTTTAGGTGGGCTTGTTCATATTGGCCTTGGTGATCCAGCTGTTAATGAATGTTGTCCAATACTTAGTGGGCTTGTTGAACTTGAAGCTGCTGCTTGCCTTTGCACAACACTTAAAGTCAAATTACTTAACCTCAAAATCTATGTACCTCTAGCACTTCAACTCCTTGTTACTTGTGGAAAGAGTCCACCACCTGGCTACACTTGTTCCATCTAG